In Ipomoea triloba cultivar NCNSP0323 chromosome 7, ASM357664v1, a single genomic region encodes these proteins:
- the LOC116025029 gene encoding F-box/FBD/LRR-repeat protein At1g13570-like produces the protein MARRRRRLKTLPDASRDLISELPVEVKERILECLPTRDAARTALLSRHWNDVWLQHEQLTFDCEFVENFGQGLDDDRRTLVNIINNILFARAGPVKKFTLEIYVGNDPLPSPQQSDIDMWCVFLSRNGVEELNLSLYSDLGPNFQLPFCLLSCRTIKKLIVEGPYINLPVNACGIFSNVTSLAFLNIGFKRSVDGIASSISIPNLEKLALEDCGGINKFVISPPKLEILSVIGSIYDYVDSRWLVPYLKAIKTLWLCGSSLECMRVSMFPTAINLRVLNLHDLHFDYREQLIVFM, from the exons ATGGCTCGACGTCGCCGGCGACTCAAAACCCTACCGGATGCAAGTAGGGATTTAATAAGTGAGCTGCCGGTAGAGGTAAAGGAACggattttggagtgtttgcCCACCCGAGACGCCGCCAGAACTGCTCTGCTCTCAAGGCACTGGAATGATGTTTGGTTGCAGCATGAGCAGCTTACGTTCGATTGCGAATTCGTGGAAAATTTCGGACAGGGCCTAGATGATGACCGTAGAACCCTCGTCAACATAATCAACAATATCCTCTTTGCCCGTGCTGGGCCTGTTAAGAAATTTACTCTAGAGATATACGTTGGAAATGATCCTTTGCCGTCGCCGCAGCAATCTGATATTGATATGTGGTGTGTTTTTCTGTCAAGAAATGGTGTGGAGGAACTTAACTTATCTTTATATAGTGATCTAGGGCCAAATTTTCAGCTGCCATTTTGTTTACTCTCTTGCAGGACAATTAAGAAACTGATAGTGGAAGGTCCCTATATTAATTTGCCTGTAAATGCTTGTGGTATATTTTCCAATGTCACTTCATTAGCATTCTTGAATATTGGATTTAAGCGCAGTGTTGATGGAATTGCCTCTAGTATTAGTATTCCTAACCTTGAGAAGCTGGCTCTCGAGGATTGTGGAGGGATCAATAAGTTTGTGATAAGCCCTCcaaaacttgaaatcttgtctGTTATTGGTTCTATTTATGATTACGTTGATTCGAGATGGTTGGTACCTTATTTGAAAGCCATTAAGACTCTTTGGTTGTGTGGCTCTTCGTTGGAG TGTATGCGTGTATCTATGTTTCCAACTGCAATAAATCTGCGAGTGCTGAATCTACATGACTTACATTTTGATTATCGGGAGCAGCTCATTGTTTTTATGTGA